Proteins found in one bacterium genomic segment:
- a CDS encoding DUF4160 domain-containing protein gives MSPTVFKWRGYRFFFFSREEPRPHVHVYCSDGEAKYWLEPTVELARNHGLSPVQVTELKSIVEEKRNELLNAWRTHFAS, from the coding sequence ATGAGTCCAACAGTGTTCAAATGGCGCGGTTACCGGTTCTTCTTTTTCTCAAGGGAGGAACCCCGGCCTCATGTTCATGTGTACTGTTCGGACGGGGAGGCAAAATATTGGTTAGAACCAACTGTGGAACTGGCCCGTAATCATGGCCTGTCTCCCGTTCAGGTGACCGAATTAAAGTCGATAGTGGAGGAAAAACGAAATGAATTGCTCAACGCTTGGCGCACCCACTTCGCTAGTTGA
- a CDS encoding DUF2442 domain-containing protein, producing the protein MNCSTLGAPTSLVEVTNIDHFGFWLLVENKEYFLPYGDFPWFRGATVDQILNVQLLHEDHLFWPDLDVDLSLDSLQTPESFPLIYS; encoded by the coding sequence ATGAATTGCTCAACGCTTGGCGCACCCACTTCGCTAGTTGAAGTGACGAATATCGATCATTTTGGTTTTTGGCTGCTTGTTGAAAACAAGGAGTACTTCCTCCCTTATGGAGATTTTCCATGGTTTCGGGGGGCCACAGTTGACCAGATCCTAAATGTTCAACTTCTCCATGAGGATCATCTCTTCTGGCCTGATCTGGATGTTGATCTTTCCTTGGACTCGCTTCAGACCCCGGAATCGTTCCCACTGATATATTCATGA